From the genome of Nocardia sp. NBC_01503, one region includes:
- a CDS encoding CobW family GTP-binding protein, with protein MSRRIPVLIVAGFLGAGKTTLLNRLLRNRDLRIGVVVNDFGAVNIDAMLVAGQVDAMVSLGNGCVCCAVDVTELDDLFDRLAHPKQRIDVIVVEASGLAEPRNLIRMVTGSDNPRIRYGGLIELVDAEHFTESRAQHPELATHLRMADMIVLNKADRVTPQALEGLRTEITDLVGQVPVYATSRGRIDPALLFDLPARDPAELRVGRQLSFDELLLEASAEDEQHDCSGGHAGHTCGDHHDHRHLHDAYESVSFTSPTDLNPREVIAVLEDPPPGLFRAKGFLAFAVPEDSRKFVLHMVGRHITIEPTTWSRNEPRTSTLVLIGPGLDPDHITKRLESTIHTDPAPLDSNSLLPVWRYVTPTESTA; from the coding sequence ATGAGTCGGCGCATCCCAGTACTGATCGTGGCCGGATTCCTGGGTGCCGGGAAAACCACCCTGCTCAACCGGCTGCTGCGCAATCGCGACCTCCGGATCGGCGTGGTGGTCAATGACTTCGGCGCGGTGAATATCGATGCCATGCTGGTGGCCGGTCAGGTCGATGCCATGGTCTCGCTCGGCAACGGCTGTGTCTGCTGTGCCGTGGACGTCACCGAACTCGATGATCTCTTCGACCGTCTGGCGCATCCCAAACAGCGCATCGACGTGATCGTCGTCGAGGCCAGCGGCCTGGCCGAACCGCGCAATCTGATCCGCATGGTCACCGGTAGCGACAATCCCCGTATTCGCTACGGCGGGCTCATCGAACTCGTCGATGCCGAACACTTCACCGAATCCCGTGCCCAGCACCCCGAACTCGCCACGCATCTGCGCATGGCCGACATGATCGTGCTGAACAAGGCCGACCGGGTCACCCCGCAGGCACTGGAGGGGCTCCGTACCGAAATCACCGATCTGGTCGGCCAGGTCCCCGTCTACGCCACCAGCCGGGGCCGGATAGACCCCGCGCTGCTGTTCGACCTGCCCGCCCGCGATCCGGCCGAACTCCGTGTCGGTCGACAACTCAGCTTCGACGAACTGCTGCTCGAAGCCTCCGCCGAGGATGAGCAGCACGATTGCTCAGGCGGCCATGCGGGTCATACCTGCGGGGATCACCACGATCACCGGCATCTGCACGACGCCTACGAAAGCGTCTCCTTCACCAGCCCCACCGACCTGAACCCGCGCGAGGTCATCGCCGTTCTGGAGGACCCGCCGCCCGGCCTCTTCCGAGCCAAGGGGTTTCTGGCCTTCGCGGTACCGGAGGACTCCCGAAAGTTCGTCCTGCACATGGTCGGCAGGCACATAACGATCGAACCCACCACGTGGTCCCGCAATGAACCCCGCACCAGCACCCTGGTCCTCATCGGCCCGGGCCTGGATCCCGACCACATCACCAAGCGTCTCGAATCCACCATCCATACCGATCCCGCACCGCTGGACTCGAATTCGCTGCTCCCCGTCTGGCGCTACGTGACCCCCACCGAGTCCACCGCCTAG
- a CDS encoding PucR family transcriptional regulator, whose product MLVRDILDAPQLRMRLLHGDTAELKRPVARVCATDMPDPRPFVTAGALVCTGLVWRQHAEDSDRYVGMLAEAGIAGVVAGQALHGHVPEDVVAACERHGLPLLSAPQSVPFSRIIEYLADQAAELRWRRVQSRVDRQRRLLAAVADGSSVGDLIAEIALEQEISAWLVSSTGRVIAGTAPISEDELDRIVATALTAPRLPAVTRGAVRVLQVGASDRITAWYLAIRPAAAEPEAFGPDLAAIAELYRQRGMDRLHLDWELIDRFPAAPADRPGARAVAVVCAIQATETRTDIGLSEVRVALHDALSGATTSIDKQGRLVAIVDGTQDQTAEVLRRRLGRIAPALTGPRPTGPGTESSAVRLAFGVSAQQRDESLSGAIAAAAAAATAALDDDAPVSVRIADIDTAVGLFTAVPGGLQRRFAERVLGPVVDYDRKNGAGLLETLEVYLGCDGSWRQAADRMHLHLNTVRYRIGRVEELTGRDLGRIDDRLDLYLAVRTLTAPAASA is encoded by the coding sequence GTGCTGGTGCGGGACATACTGGACGCGCCGCAACTGCGGATGCGACTGCTGCACGGGGATACGGCGGAGCTGAAGCGACCGGTGGCGCGGGTATGCGCGACCGATATGCCGGACCCGCGGCCCTTTGTGACGGCGGGCGCGCTGGTCTGCACCGGATTGGTGTGGCGGCAACACGCCGAGGATTCGGACCGCTATGTCGGGATGCTGGCCGAGGCCGGAATCGCCGGGGTGGTCGCGGGACAGGCGTTGCACGGGCATGTGCCCGAGGATGTCGTGGCCGCGTGCGAGCGACACGGACTACCACTGCTCTCCGCGCCGCAGAGCGTGCCCTTCAGCCGGATCATCGAATACCTGGCCGATCAGGCGGCCGAATTGCGGTGGCGGCGTGTGCAATCCCGAGTGGATCGGCAGCGCCGGTTGTTAGCGGCCGTGGCGGACGGCAGCAGTGTCGGCGACCTGATCGCGGAGATAGCGCTGGAGCAGGAGATTTCGGCCTGGCTGGTGTCCTCGACCGGCCGCGTGATCGCCGGGACCGCACCCATCTCCGAGGATGAACTGGACCGGATTGTCGCCACCGCACTCACCGCGCCCAGACTGCCCGCTGTCACCAGAGGGGCTGTTCGAGTACTCCAGGTCGGTGCGAGCGATCGAATTACCGCCTGGTACTTGGCGATACGCCCGGCCGCGGCCGAGCCGGAGGCGTTCGGCCCGGACCTGGCCGCCATTGCCGAGCTCTATCGCCAGCGCGGTATGGACCGCCTGCACTTGGACTGGGAGCTCATCGACCGCTTCCCGGCAGCACCCGCGGATCGACCCGGCGCGCGTGCGGTGGCAGTGGTCTGTGCGATACAGGCCACCGAAACCCGAACCGACATAGGACTTTCCGAGGTGCGAGTGGCTCTGCATGATGCGCTGTCCGGCGCCACCACCTCGATCGACAAGCAAGGTCGCCTCGTCGCCATTGTCGACGGAACCCAGGACCAGACCGCCGAAGTGCTGCGCCGCCGCCTGGGCAGAATCGCGCCCGCGCTCACCGGCCCACGTCCCACCGGACCCGGCACGGAATCATCGGCCGTTCGCCTCGCTTTCGGGGTCAGCGCCCAGCAACGCGACGAATCCCTTTCCGGCGCGATCGCCGCCGCCGCGGCGGCCGCCACCGCCGCACTCGACGACGATGCGCCGGTCAGCGTCCGCATCGCCGATATCGACACGGCGGTAGGACTTTTCACCGCCGTCCCGGGCGGGCTGCAACGCCGCTTCGCCGAACGCGTCCTCGGTCCGGTCGTCGACTACGACCGGAAGAACGGCGCGGGGCTGCTGGAAACCCTGGAGGTCTACCTCGGCTGTGACGGCTCCTGGCGGCAGGCCGCCGACCGAATGCACCTGCACCTCAACACGGTCCGCTACCGCATCGGCCGAGTGGAGGAGCTCACCGGCCGCGACCTGGGTCGCATAGACGACCGCCTGGACCTGTACTTGGCCGTGCGCACACTCACCGCACCGGCCGCCTCGGCCTGA
- the pucL gene encoding factor-independent urate hydroxylase, with amino-acid sequence MTELTGKIVLGPHQYGKAENRVVRIYRDTARHEIRDLNVSSCLRGAFDEAHTVGDQGGVLPTDSQKQTIFTYAKTHGDGSIEQYGQALARHFADDITTVESARIEIEEYAWQRVPVDGSGHDHTWTRVGPEIRIAAVTVTGTGAAQREWVIGGVKDLVILKSTGSEFAGFLTDEFTVLEPAYDRILATSLTARWRFATEPQDWDATYDGIRAVMIAKFATLHSKALQQTLFEMGQAALEAYPCLAEIRMSAPNKHHWSFDLSRFDVANNGEVFYADDRPYGLIHASVLREDAPAAGPAWDPYTGAV; translated from the coding sequence ATGACCGAGTTGACCGGCAAGATCGTGCTCGGCCCGCATCAGTATGGCAAGGCCGAGAACCGGGTGGTGCGCATCTATCGCGACACCGCGCGGCACGAGATCCGCGATCTGAACGTATCGTCCTGTCTGCGTGGGGCTTTCGACGAGGCGCATACCGTCGGCGATCAGGGTGGGGTGTTGCCCACCGATTCGCAGAAGCAGACCATCTTCACCTACGCCAAGACGCACGGCGACGGAAGTATCGAACAGTACGGACAGGCTCTGGCACGGCACTTCGCCGATGACATCACGACGGTCGAGTCGGCGCGCATCGAGATCGAAGAGTATGCCTGGCAACGGGTTCCGGTGGACGGCAGCGGCCACGACCACACCTGGACCCGGGTCGGCCCCGAGATTCGCATTGCCGCCGTCACCGTGACGGGAACCGGTGCCGCGCAACGGGAGTGGGTGATCGGCGGCGTCAAGGACCTGGTCATTCTCAAATCCACCGGTTCGGAGTTCGCGGGCTTCCTCACCGACGAGTTCACCGTGCTGGAACCGGCCTACGATCGCATTCTCGCCACCAGCCTCACCGCCCGCTGGCGCTTCGCCACCGAACCGCAGGACTGGGACGCCACCTACGACGGCATCCGCGCGGTCATGATCGCGAAATTCGCCACCCTGCACTCCAAGGCCCTGCAGCAGACGCTCTTCGAAATGGGTCAGGCGGCGCTCGAGGCGTACCCGTGTCTCGCCGAGATCCGCATGTCCGCGCCGAACAAACACCACTGGTCCTTCGACCTCTCCCGCTTCGACGTCGCCAATAACGGCGAAGTCTTCTACGCCGACGACCGCCCCTACGGCCTCATTCACGCCTCGGTCCTGCGCGAGGACGCGCCCGCCGCGGGCCCCGCCTGGGATCCGTACACCGGCGCGGTCTGA
- a CDS encoding uracil-xanthine permease family protein, which translates to MTSPHPVDTRLPWHRLLAFGIQHVLIMYTGCVTVPLVFGAAAGLDKTTVGLLISADLLVAGLITVVQSLGPGRFAGARLPIITGATFVAMSPMILIAKQYGLPAVYGSMLIGGLVGIALAWPFAMVVRFFPPLVSGTVLTVVGVSLIGVAGGLIVGSNPKAPSFGSISHIVLAAVVLLIALVGTVFGRGIWSQLGILIALVIGVLISIPMGLITLDGVSGTAWLGAPHIFYFGAPQFPITAVVAMSIVMAVVFAESTASMLAIGEITGKKLERADLARGLIGDGLSAVLAGVFSSFIDTVFNQNVGAVSATRVYSRYVTAVSGAILIILGLVPRFGAIVAAVPQPVVGGVGLVLFATIAVIGVDTLRRADLSDRVNLTIVAVSIGVGLVPVLTKGMFDKFPTSAQILLNSGISLAAATAFLLNLLFNHTKLGEIARGAVESVPAEPEPQDPIAA; encoded by the coding sequence ATGACCTCGCCCCACCCCGTCGACACCCGATTGCCCTGGCATCGGCTGCTGGCCTTCGGTATTCAACATGTGCTGATCATGTACACCGGATGTGTGACCGTACCGCTGGTCTTCGGTGCGGCCGCCGGGCTGGACAAAACCACCGTCGGACTGCTGATCAGCGCGGATCTGCTGGTCGCGGGCCTCATCACCGTGGTGCAGAGCCTCGGGCCGGGGCGCTTCGCGGGTGCGCGGCTGCCGATCATCACCGGTGCCACATTCGTGGCAATGAGTCCGATGATCTTGATTGCCAAGCAATACGGCCTGCCCGCCGTCTACGGTTCGATGCTCATCGGCGGCCTGGTCGGTATCGCCCTGGCGTGGCCGTTCGCCATGGTGGTGCGGTTCTTCCCACCGTTGGTCAGCGGCACGGTACTGACCGTGGTCGGTGTTTCGCTCATCGGTGTGGCGGGCGGACTGATTGTTGGAAGCAACCCCAAAGCGCCTTCCTTCGGCTCGATCTCCCATATCGTGCTGGCCGCGGTGGTGCTGCTCATCGCACTCGTCGGTACCGTCTTCGGCCGCGGAATCTGGTCGCAGCTGGGCATTCTCATCGCCCTGGTGATCGGCGTGTTGATCTCCATCCCCATGGGTCTGATCACATTGGACGGCGTCTCGGGCACAGCCTGGCTGGGCGCACCGCATATCTTCTATTTCGGCGCACCGCAATTCCCGATCACGGCGGTGGTGGCCATGAGCATTGTGATGGCCGTGGTCTTCGCCGAATCGACCGCCAGCATGCTTGCCATCGGCGAGATCACCGGTAAGAAGTTGGAGCGCGCGGATCTGGCGCGCGGCCTGATCGGCGATGGGCTCTCGGCGGTGCTAGCGGGTGTGTTCAGCTCCTTCATCGATACCGTCTTCAATCAGAATGTCGGTGCGGTCTCCGCAACCCGCGTGTACAGCCGCTATGTGACGGCCGTCAGCGGTGCGATTCTCATAATCCTGGGCCTGGTGCCGCGTTTCGGCGCGATTGTCGCGGCGGTACCGCAGCCCGTGGTCGGCGGCGTGGGCCTGGTGCTGTTCGCCACCATCGCCGTCATCGGCGTGGACACCCTGCGCCGCGCCGATCTCTCCGACCGCGTGAATCTCACGATTGTGGCGGTGTCGATCGGTGTCGGACTGGTCCCGGTGCTCACCAAGGGCATGTTCGACAAGTTCCCGACCTCGGCACAGATTCTGCTCAATAGCGGCATCTCGCTGGCGGCGGCTACGGCATTCCTGCTGAACCTGCTCTTCAACCACACCAAGCTCGGCGAAATCGCCCGGGGCGCAGTCGAATCCGTCCCCGCCGAACCGGAACCCCAGGATCCGATCGCCGCCTGA
- a CDS encoding MTH1187 family thiamine-binding protein, producing MLAAFSITPIGAGEDVGEPVAAAIRVIRESGLPNRTSASFTEIEGEWDEVFAVIKKATDAVLAISNRCSIMVKADVRPGHTDMLTAKVATVERYLAE from the coding sequence ATGCTCGCAGCATTCTCGATCACCCCTATCGGCGCAGGTGAAGACGTAGGCGAACCGGTTGCGGCCGCCATTCGCGTCATCCGTGAAAGCGGCCTGCCGAATCGCACCTCGGCGAGCTTCACCGAGATCGAGGGGGAGTGGGACGAGGTCTTCGCCGTCATCAAGAAGGCCACCGATGCGGTACTGGCGATCTCCAACCGGTGCAGCATCATGGTCAAAGCCGATGTGCGGCCGGGGCATACCGACATGTTGACCGCCAAGGTCGCCACGGTAGAGCGCTACCTCGCGGAGTAG
- a CDS encoding MarR family transcriptional regulator, with protein MALTESEARVLAALARPEFPAALTVRQLCAATGLTAGAARRALHGLSQTGLALATQHTPATWQVTHRGRLTIHSATYSDYLTRHRRPPPCSQHSRSPLSAQVKT; from the coding sequence ATGGCCTTGACCGAATCCGAAGCCAGAGTGCTTGCCGCATTGGCTCGGCCGGAGTTTCCGGCCGCGCTCACCGTTCGCCAGCTGTGTGCCGCAACGGGTCTCACCGCGGGCGCGGCGCGGCGGGCGCTGCACGGGCTGTCCCAAACGGGGCTGGCTCTGGCGACACAGCACACCCCGGCCACCTGGCAGGTCACCCATCGGGGACGGCTCACCATTCATTCGGCGACCTACAGCGACTACCTCACCCGGCACCGGAGGCCACCGCCATGCTCGCAGCATTCTCGATCACCCCTATCGGCGCAGGTGAAGACGTAG